From Rhodovastum atsumiense, a single genomic window includes:
- the exbB gene encoding tonB-system energizer ExbB yields MTTLADLPPPVLSPWQMVLSADLVVQSVMALLVLASVLSWTVLLAKVVELAAARRRLRIGLGVLRQAGGLHGIAGEGAGAASGFLAAAEDEMRLSSGLPAEGVKDRIALRLRRIEHALARRLARGTGLLASIGSCAPFVGLFGTVWGIMNSFVGISQAQTTNLAVVAPGIAEALLATAFGLGAAIPAVLIYNGLARALAGYKAGLGDLSALVLAHAARDLDRGLAVPRPRARPELLSRAAE; encoded by the coding sequence ATGACCACGCTCGCCGACCTGCCGCCCCCCGTCCTGAGCCCCTGGCAAATGGTGCTGTCCGCCGACCTCGTGGTGCAGAGCGTGATGGCGCTGCTGGTGCTGGCCTCGGTGCTGAGCTGGACGGTGCTGCTGGCCAAGGTGGTGGAACTGGCGGCGGCGCGGCGTCGCCTGCGGATCGGGCTGGGGGTGCTGCGCCAGGCGGGCGGGCTGCACGGCATCGCCGGGGAGGGCGCGGGCGCCGCCTCCGGCTTCCTCGCCGCGGCCGAGGATGAGATGCGGCTGTCCTCCGGCCTGCCGGCGGAGGGCGTCAAGGACCGCATCGCCCTGCGGCTGCGTCGCATCGAGCATGCCCTGGCGCGGCGGCTGGCGCGTGGCACCGGGCTGCTGGCCAGCATCGGCTCCTGTGCGCCCTTCGTCGGCCTGTTCGGCACGGTCTGGGGAATCATGAACAGCTTCGTCGGCATCTCCCAGGCGCAGACGACCAACCTCGCGGTGGTGGCGCCGGGGATCGCCGAGGCGCTGCTGGCGACCGCCTTCGGCCTGGGGGCGGCGATCCCGGCGGTGCTGATCTACAACGGGCTGGCGCGGGCGCTGGCGGGGTACAAGGCCGGGCTCGGTGACCTCTCGGCGCTGGTGCTGGCGCATGCGGCGCGCGACCTCGACCGGGGGCTGGCGGTGCCACGGCCGCGGGCGCGGCCGGAACTGCTGTCGCGCGCGGCGGAATAG
- a CDS encoding periplasmic nitrate reductase, NapE protein — protein sequence MHELLVFLLLAVVIWPFIAVGVVAGWGFVVWMYYLFTGPPGPV from the coding sequence TTGCATGAGCTTCTGGTTTTCCTGCTGCTCGCGGTGGTGATCTGGCCGTTCATCGCCGTCGGCGTGGTGGCCGGCTGGGGCTTCGTGGTGTGGATGTACTACCTGTTCACCGGCCCGCCGGGGCCTGTGTGA
- a CDS encoding SH3 domain-containing protein, with amino-acid sequence MLITRQSSFSGAPPRPATPPAGPPPWRQQARRLAAYGAAGLACVTAGFLGVWVLVGRPSAPPRPAGPSPQAPVLASRQGGAAMPASEERIDALRGQVQVETALLAALHDQADQARQELAGLRQQLDDARTELTVVERQRDTRHAARALAPADGEHVVVREVSNVRANPNNAAPVLQTAPRGTLLKVHARTRDGWVQVGDEVAWGWVWSGLLDPAP; translated from the coding sequence ATGTTGATCACTCGGCAATCAAGCTTCTCGGGCGCGCCCCCCCGCCCCGCCACGCCCCCTGCCGGGCCGCCGCCATGGCGACAGCAGGCCCGGCGGCTTGCCGCCTATGGCGCCGCCGGCCTTGCCTGCGTCACCGCTGGGTTCCTCGGCGTGTGGGTCCTGGTCGGCCGTCCCTCCGCCCCACCGCGCCCGGCCGGCCCATCCCCGCAGGCGCCCGTCCTGGCATCCCGACAGGGTGGCGCCGCCATGCCCGCGTCGGAAGAGCGGATCGACGCATTGCGCGGTCAGGTGCAGGTGGAGACTGCGCTGCTCGCGGCCTTGCACGACCAGGCGGACCAGGCGCGGCAGGAACTCGCGGGGCTGCGGCAGCAGCTCGATGACGCCCGCACCGAACTGACCGTGGTGGAACGGCAGCGCGATACGCGGCATGCCGCCCGCGCCCTCGCGCCGGCCGACGGCGAGCATGTCGTGGTGCGGGAAGTTTCCAACGTCCGCGCGAACCCGAACAATGCCGCGCCAGTGCTGCAGACCGCCCCCAGGGGCACGCTCCTGAAAGTCCATGCACGCACCCGCGACGGCTGGGTGCAGGTGGGTGACGAGGTCGCCTGGGGCTGGGTCTGGTCGGGGCTGCTCGACCCCGCCCCCTGA
- a CDS encoding 4Fe-4S binding protein, giving the protein MTGTPPLGLRRRRLLFGTDTPAAPVALALLGDACLALRGIACMSCRDACPAGAIRFTLARGGARPHVVAASCTGCGDCVRVCPADALRVSAPPVPESPDAG; this is encoded by the coding sequence ATGACCGGCACGCCCCCACTTGGACTGCGGCGGCGCAGGTTGCTCTTCGGCACCGACACGCCTGCCGCGCCAGTAGCTCTCGCCCTCCTTGGCGACGCCTGCCTGGCGCTGCGCGGAATTGCCTGCATGAGTTGCCGGGACGCGTGCCCGGCCGGCGCCATCCGTTTCACCCTCGCCCGCGGCGGCGCCCGCCCGCATGTCGTGGCTGCTTCCTGCACCGGCTGCGGTGACTGCGTCCGCGTCTGCCCCGCCGATGCCCTGCGCGTCTCCGCTCCCCCCGTCCCGGAGTCCCCCGATGCAGGATGA
- the napA gene encoding periplasmic nitrate reductase subunit alpha: protein MDVSRRDLIRAQAAAAAAAVAGVPLSAGAQNVATGEELHLKWSKAPCRFCGTGCGVMVAVKDGRVVATHGDMQAEVNRGLNCVKGYFLSKIMYGADRLTRPLMRMRGGQFAKDGELQPVSWDMAFDIMAAHWKRVLREKGPDAVGMFGSGQWTLWEGYAASKLMRAGFRSNNLDPNARHCMASAAVAFIRAFGMDEPMGCYDDFEQADAFVLWGSNMAEMHPILWTRITDRRLSAEHVRIHTLSTYEHRTTDLSDATVIFHPGTDLAILNYIANHIIQSGAVNRDFVQRHVNFRLANTDIGYGLRPDNVLEQRAQHANDAQVSQPADFEAYTKQVAEYTLDRAHEISGVPKTQLEALARLYADPKAKVMSLWTMGFNQHVRGVWANHMVYNLHLLTGKISEPGNGPFSLTGQPSACGTAREVGTFSHRLPADMQVTNPEHRRHSEELWKLPAGLLPDKVGYHAVQQDRMLKDGRLNAYWIQCNNNLQTAPNTNNETYPGYRNPANLVVCSDAYPTVTAMASDIVLPTAMWVEKEGAYGNAERRTHFWHQLVEAPGEARSDLWQLMEFSKRFTTEEVWPQDLLARAPDYRGKTLYEVLFRNGQVDRFPLAEADPGYGNHESAHFGFYVQKGLFEEYAAFGRGHGHDLAPFDTYHQVRGLRWPVVDGKETRWRYREGFDPYVEKGSGLQFYGNLDRRANIIGAPYEPPAESPDQEFDLWLVTGRVLEHWHSGSMTLRVPELYRAFPGAVMFMHPEDATKRGLRRGQEVRIQSRRGEIRSRLETRGRNRVPPGVVFVPFFDASQLINKVTLDATDPISKQTDFKKCAVRVVAATVAETTPGGGRG, encoded by the coding sequence ATGGATGTCTCGCGCCGTGACCTGATCCGCGCCCAGGCGGCCGCCGCGGCCGCCGCCGTGGCTGGCGTGCCGCTTTCCGCCGGCGCGCAGAACGTCGCCACCGGCGAGGAGCTGCACCTGAAATGGTCGAAGGCCCCCTGCCGCTTCTGCGGCACCGGCTGCGGCGTCATGGTCGCGGTCAAGGACGGACGGGTGGTGGCGACGCATGGCGACATGCAGGCCGAGGTGAATCGCGGCCTCAACTGCGTAAAGGGTTACTTCCTCTCCAAGATCATGTACGGCGCCGACCGCCTGACCCGCCCGCTGATGCGGATGCGCGGCGGACAGTTCGCCAAGGATGGCGAGCTGCAGCCGGTGTCCTGGGACATGGCCTTCGACATCATGGCGGCGCACTGGAAGCGGGTGCTGCGGGAAAAGGGACCGGACGCGGTCGGCATGTTCGGCTCCGGCCAGTGGACCCTGTGGGAAGGCTATGCCGCGTCGAAGCTGATGCGTGCCGGGTTCCGCTCCAACAACCTCGATCCCAATGCCCGGCACTGCATGGCTTCGGCCGCGGTCGCCTTCATCCGCGCCTTCGGCATGGACGAGCCGATGGGCTGCTACGACGATTTCGAGCAGGCCGATGCCTTCGTGCTCTGGGGCTCGAACATGGCGGAGATGCATCCGATCCTGTGGACCCGCATCACCGACCGCCGGCTCAGCGCGGAGCATGTACGCATCCACACGCTCTCGACCTACGAGCACCGGACCACGGACCTGTCGGACGCGACGGTGATCTTCCACCCCGGCACCGACCTCGCCATCCTCAACTACATCGCCAACCATATCATCCAATCGGGCGCGGTGAATCGCGACTTCGTGCAACGCCACGTCAATTTCCGGCTGGCCAACACCGATATCGGTTACGGGCTGCGCCCCGACAACGTGCTGGAGCAGCGCGCCCAGCACGCCAACGACGCCCAGGTTTCGCAGCCCGCCGATTTCGAGGCCTACACAAAGCAGGTCGCCGAGTACACGCTGGACCGCGCGCACGAAATCTCCGGCGTGCCGAAGACCCAGCTTGAGGCGCTGGCACGGCTCTACGCCGATCCGAAGGCCAAGGTCATGTCGCTCTGGACCATGGGCTTCAACCAGCATGTGCGCGGCGTCTGGGCCAATCACATGGTCTACAACCTGCACCTGCTGACCGGGAAGATCTCCGAGCCGGGCAACGGCCCGTTCTCGCTGACCGGCCAGCCTTCGGCCTGCGGCACCGCGCGGGAGGTCGGCACCTTCTCCCACCGACTGCCCGCCGACATGCAGGTGACCAACCCCGAGCACCGGCGGCACAGTGAGGAATTGTGGAAGCTGCCCGCCGGGCTGCTGCCGGACAAGGTGGGGTACCACGCCGTGCAGCAGGACCGCATGCTGAAGGACGGCCGGCTCAACGCCTACTGGATCCAGTGCAACAACAACCTGCAGACCGCGCCCAACACCAACAACGAGACCTATCCGGGCTACCGCAACCCGGCGAACCTGGTGGTCTGCTCGGACGCCTATCCGACCGTCACCGCGATGGCCTCCGACATCGTGCTGCCGACGGCGATGTGGGTGGAGAAGGAAGGTGCCTACGGCAATGCCGAGAGGCGCACGCATTTCTGGCACCAACTGGTGGAGGCACCGGGCGAGGCGCGCTCCGATCTCTGGCAATTGATGGAATTCTCGAAGCGCTTCACCACCGAGGAGGTGTGGCCGCAGGACCTGCTCGCGCGTGCGCCGGACTATCGCGGCAAGACGCTGTACGAGGTGCTGTTCCGCAACGGCCAGGTGGACCGTTTCCCGCTGGCCGAGGCCGATCCCGGCTACGGCAACCACGAATCGGCGCATTTCGGCTTCTATGTCCAGAAGGGCCTGTTCGAGGAATACGCCGCCTTCGGCCGCGGGCACGGCCACGACCTTGCCCCCTTCGACACCTATCACCAGGTGCGCGGCCTGCGCTGGCCGGTGGTGGACGGCAAGGAAACCCGCTGGCGCTATCGCGAGGGATTCGACCCCTACGTGGAAAAGGGCAGCGGCCTGCAGTTCTACGGCAACCTCGACCGTCGCGCCAACATCATCGGCGCGCCGTACGAACCGCCCGCCGAATCCCCCGACCAGGAGTTCGACCTGTGGCTGGTGACGGGCCGGGTGCTGGAGCACTGGCATTCCGGGTCGATGACGCTGCGCGTGCCGGAGCTGTACCGGGCCTTCCCCGGCGCGGTGATGTTCATGCACCCCGAGGACGCGACGAAGCGGGGACTGCGGCGCGGGCAGGAGGTGCGCATCCAGTCCCGCCGCGGCGAGATCCGCAGCCGGCTGGAAACGCGCGGGCGCAACCGGGTACCGCCGGGCGTGGTGTTCGTGCCGTTCTTCGATGCCAGCCAACTGATCAACAAGGTCACACTGGACGCCACCGACCCGATCTCCAAGCAGACCGACTTCAAGAAATGCGCGGTGAGGGTCGTGGCGGCGACGGTGGCGGAAACCACGCCGGGCGGAGGCCGCGGCTGA
- a CDS encoding PepSY-associated TM helix domain-containing protein: MRAWLLWLHRIAGLAMAAFLVLAGLTGSVIAFHDELDGWLNPDLTTAPDVAAASPLPPGDLVARVEADPRVQLRYLQFRPDPGGTVVAFVDPRPGIDPAAAATLDYNQVFIEPDTGTVLGRREWGGCCLGQRQIVPFLYSLHYTLAAGQVGQWLMGGIAILWALDCFGGLVLTLPRSGPGFLARWRVAWQIKRGASLHRFIVDLHRAGGLWLWVTLLTLAVSAVALSLREEVFHPVLSRLVPTGPTLLQTAAARTPPPPDRPRLSYEAAIARAAAIARAAHWPGVPGGIYENRAIGVYGIYFFPAGGHHAAGLGMPAIYLDDSTGAVLRQDLPGEGRAGDLVMQAQFPLHSGQIAGLPGRIVIAATGIGVAVLSISGVVLWWRKRQARRRQAG; the protein is encoded by the coding sequence ATGCGCGCGTGGCTGCTGTGGTTGCATCGCATCGCCGGACTGGCGATGGCGGCCTTCCTGGTGCTGGCCGGGCTGACCGGCAGCGTCATCGCCTTCCACGACGAACTGGATGGCTGGCTCAATCCCGACCTGACCACCGCCCCTGACGTCGCCGCCGCCAGCCCGCTGCCGCCGGGCGATCTGGTGGCCCGGGTCGAGGCCGACCCGCGGGTGCAATTGCGCTACCTGCAGTTCCGCCCTGATCCGGGCGGCACCGTGGTCGCCTTCGTCGATCCGCGCCCCGGCATCGATCCGGCGGCGGCGGCCACGCTCGACTACAACCAGGTCTTCATCGAGCCGGACACCGGCACGGTGCTGGGCCGGCGCGAGTGGGGCGGCTGCTGCCTCGGACAGCGGCAAATCGTGCCGTTCCTGTATTCGCTGCACTACACGCTCGCCGCCGGGCAGGTCGGGCAATGGCTGATGGGCGGCATCGCCATCCTCTGGGCGCTCGACTGCTTCGGCGGGCTGGTGCTGACCCTGCCGCGCTCCGGCCCGGGCTTCCTGGCCCGCTGGCGCGTCGCCTGGCAGATCAAGCGCGGCGCCAGCCTGCACCGCTTCATCGTCGACCTGCACCGCGCCGGCGGATTGTGGCTGTGGGTGACGCTGCTGACCCTCGCGGTCAGCGCCGTGGCGCTGTCGCTGCGCGAGGAGGTGTTCCACCCGGTGCTCTCGCGCCTGGTGCCCACCGGGCCGACGCTGCTGCAGACGGCCGCGGCCCGCACGCCGCCGCCACCGGACCGGCCGCGCCTGAGCTACGAGGCGGCAATCGCCCGGGCGGCAGCGATCGCCCGCGCCGCACACTGGCCCGGCGTGCCCGGTGGCATCTACGAAAACCGCGCCATCGGCGTGTACGGGATCTACTTCTTCCCGGCCGGCGGACATCACGCCGCCGGACTGGGCATGCCCGCGATTTATCTCGACGACAGCACCGGGGCGGTGCTGCGCCAGGACCTGCCGGGCGAAGGCCGCGCCGGCGACCTGGTGATGCAGGCCCAGTTCCCGCTGCACAGCGGCCAGATCGCCGGGCTGCCCGGACGGATCGTCATCGCCGCGACCGGCATCGGCGTGGCGGTGCTCTCGATCTCGGGCGTGGTGCTGTGGTGGCGCAAGCGACAGGCCCGACGCAGGCAGGCCGGCTGA
- the exbD gene encoding TonB system transport protein ExbD, whose translation MSIGLDSGDDDELPEVHDINVTPFIDVILVLLIIFMVAAPLATVDVPVDLPASTATPQERPDKPLFLTLQRDLSLVLGEQQVAREGLGAALDGASGGERGARIFLRADKGVSYGDLMATLDALRGAGYLKVALTGIERTP comes from the coding sequence ATGAGCATCGGTCTCGACTCCGGCGATGACGACGAGCTGCCGGAAGTCCACGATATCAACGTCACGCCGTTCATCGACGTGATCCTGGTGCTGCTGATCATCTTCATGGTGGCCGCGCCGCTGGCGACGGTGGACGTGCCGGTCGACCTGCCGGCTTCCACCGCGACACCGCAGGAACGCCCGGACAAGCCGCTGTTCCTGACCTTGCAGCGGGATCTGTCGCTGGTGCTGGGCGAGCAGCAGGTGGCGCGCGAGGGGCTGGGCGCGGCCCTGGATGGCGCCAGCGGGGGCGAGCGCGGCGCGCGGATCTTCCTGCGCGCCGACAAGGGCGTGAGCTACGGCGACCTGATGGCGACATTGGACGCGCTGCGAGGGGCCGGCTACCTGAAGGTGGCGCTGACCGGGATCGAGCGGACACCGTGA
- a CDS encoding methyltransferase domain-containing protein — protein sequence MSHLDAELQEIRAYYGRTLTGKRDLRTNACCCRESVPTPYQSILSMIDGEILDRFYGCGSPIPPALEGCTVLDLGCGSGRDAYLISALVGPRGKVIGVDMTEEQLQVARRHQHAQALRFGYAWPNTDFRQGFIEDLAALGIADNSIDVVVSNCVINLSPAQPRVFTEIFRVLKPGGELLCADVFADRRLPARLREDPELRAECLGGAMYVEDLRRLLRDTGWPDYRVVSRSRISIGNPTLENRVAPARFWSIKLRAFKLPSLEDICEDYGQAVTYLGTIPDHPQRFALDDHHTFLTGRPMRVCGNTATMVGETRLARHFNVEGDRSCHFGRFDCGCAPEGVESCGCC from the coding sequence ATGTCGCATCTTGATGCCGAATTGCAGGAGATCCGCGCCTATTACGGCCGGACGCTGACCGGCAAGCGGGACCTGCGGACCAATGCCTGCTGTTGCCGCGAGTCCGTGCCGACCCCGTACCAATCCATCCTGTCGATGATCGACGGCGAGATCCTCGACCGCTTCTATGGCTGCGGCTCGCCCATCCCGCCGGCACTGGAAGGCTGCACCGTGCTCGATCTGGGCTGCGGCAGCGGCCGCGACGCCTACCTGATCTCCGCCCTGGTCGGCCCCCGCGGCAAGGTAATCGGCGTCGACATGACCGAGGAGCAATTGCAGGTCGCCCGCCGCCACCAGCACGCGCAGGCGCTGCGCTTCGGCTACGCGTGGCCGAACACCGATTTCCGCCAGGGCTTCATCGAGGACCTGGCGGCGCTGGGCATCGCCGACAACTCGATCGACGTGGTCGTTTCCAATTGCGTGATCAATCTCTCGCCGGCCCAGCCCCGCGTCTTCACCGAGATCTTCCGGGTGCTGAAGCCGGGCGGCGAGCTGCTCTGCGCTGATGTCTTCGCCGACCGGCGGCTGCCGGCGCGGCTGCGCGAGGATCCCGAACTGCGCGCCGAATGCCTGGGCGGGGCGATGTATGTCGAGGATCTGCGCCGCCTGCTGCGCGACACCGGCTGGCCGGACTACCGCGTGGTGAGCCGCAGCCGGATCAGCATCGGCAATCCCACCCTGGAAAACCGCGTCGCCCCGGCGCGTTTCTGGTCGATCAAGCTGCGTGCCTTCAAGCTGCCCTCGCTCGAGGATATCTGCGAGGATTACGGGCAGGCCGTGACCTATCTCGGCACCATTCCGGACCATCCGCAGCGTTTCGCGCTCGACGACCATCATACCTTCCTCACCGGCCGGCCGATGCGGGTCTGCGGCAATACCGCCACCATGGTGGGGGAAACCCGGCTCGCCCGGCATTTCAACGTCGAGGGCGACCGCTCCTGCCATTTCGGCCGGTTCGACTGCGGCTGCGCCCCGGAGGGCGTGGAAAGCTGCGGGTGCTGCTGA
- a CDS encoding chaperone NapD, which translates to MQDDVHISGLVVHSRPLQAQAIADTLQAMPGVVLHGGTDTGKLVVTLETGTEDEIVARLNAIQMLDGVLAASLVFHHFEPALPKGPSHGCLAP; encoded by the coding sequence ATGCAGGATGACGTCCACATCTCTGGCCTTGTGGTGCACAGCCGTCCGCTGCAGGCGCAGGCGATCGCCGATACGCTGCAGGCCATGCCGGGCGTGGTGCTGCATGGCGGCACCGACACGGGCAAGCTCGTCGTCACCCTCGAAACCGGCACCGAGGACGAGATCGTCGCGCGGCTGAACGCGATCCAGATGCTCGACGGCGTGCTCGCCGCCAGCCTCGTCTTCCACCATTTCGAACCAGCCTTACCGAAGGGACCATCCCATGGATGTCTCGCGCCGTGA
- a CDS encoding TonB-dependent siderophore receptor: MPLARPFPARPPRAGHALLLLSGIVITAPPQAQAQQATSPSEPRVATGIVLETPPVTVAGENETGTSAVPGYVARRSIAGTKTDSSLLETPQSISVITRQQMDEQHAETLNQALRYTPGVAPETRGGIATRYDMLKVRGFDAELYWNGLKLQQNNWYALPQLDPYLLERIDVLRGPSSVLYGQASAGGVISQISKLPTVTPLHEVGVEFGTNEHVLGKFDFSGPLDDEGKYLYRITGIGRMEDGQIKSTRNERLAIAPSFSIRPDADTNLTFLGLYQHDPRSSSYGSVPAEGTVKATRYGRLPADFYDGDPNFEKFDRTQVSLGYLFDKRFNDTWSMHMAGRWFHIDQDYRSVYSNGLDSDERTLARATAASRDRLDTAAFDNNVQARVKTGPVEHTLLAGFDYQHLDSTYQTGFGAAPSLDVWAPVYGQAITPPDRYKVNVRGNQYGLYVQDQAKLGGFVLTLSGRGDWADAITINSGTVARQFDRAFTSRAGLSYIFANGIAPYVSYSESFKPQYGTDAYGKAFVPERGRQYEVGVKYQPTGTNALFTAALFDVTRTNLTTSDPNHPGLSVQSGEARSRGVELEAKLDLTEQLTVTASYTYLDTISTKSNDGDAGKRLPAVPDHTATTWATYTIPGGPLAGLKIGGGVRYIGASASSDHSFTVPDVTLVDAMLRYDLGHAVPRLQGAELHLNIQNALDTRYVASCYYGAWCAYGYQRTVSGGLTYRW, encoded by the coding sequence ATGCCCCTCGCCCGACCGTTCCCGGCCCGGCCCCCGCGCGCCGGCCATGCCCTGTTGTTGCTGTCTGGGATCGTTATCACCGCCCCTCCCCAGGCCCAGGCCCAGCAGGCCACGTCCCCGTCCGAGCCGCGCGTCGCCACCGGCATCGTGCTGGAAACCCCGCCGGTCACGGTCGCGGGCGAGAATGAAACCGGTACCTCTGCCGTGCCGGGCTATGTCGCCCGCCGCAGCATCGCCGGCACCAAGACCGATTCGAGCCTGCTGGAAACCCCGCAATCGATCTCGGTGATCACCCGCCAGCAGATGGACGAGCAGCACGCCGAGACGCTGAACCAGGCGCTGCGCTACACCCCGGGCGTGGCCCCCGAGACCCGCGGCGGCATCGCCACCCGCTATGACATGCTCAAGGTGCGCGGCTTCGATGCCGAGTTATACTGGAACGGATTGAAGCTGCAGCAAAACAACTGGTACGCGCTGCCGCAGCTCGACCCCTACCTGCTCGAACGCATCGACGTGCTGCGCGGCCCCTCCTCGGTGCTGTACGGCCAGGCCTCGGCGGGCGGCGTGATCAGCCAGATCAGCAAGCTGCCCACCGTAACCCCGCTGCACGAGGTTGGCGTCGAGTTCGGCACGAACGAGCACGTGCTCGGCAAGTTCGACTTCTCCGGCCCGCTCGATGACGAGGGCAAATACCTCTATCGCATCACCGGCATCGGCCGGATGGAGGACGGGCAGATCAAGTCCACCCGCAACGAGCGGCTCGCCATCGCGCCGTCCTTCAGCATCCGCCCGGACGCGGACACCAACCTGACCTTCCTCGGCCTCTACCAGCACGACCCGCGCAGCAGTTCCTATGGCAGCGTGCCGGCCGAAGGCACGGTGAAGGCCACCCGCTACGGCCGCCTGCCGGCCGATTTCTATGACGGGGACCCGAACTTCGAGAAATTCGACCGCACCCAGGTCTCGCTCGGCTACCTGTTCGACAAGCGCTTCAACGACACCTGGTCGATGCACATGGCCGGGCGCTGGTTTCATATCGACCAGGACTACCGCAGCGTCTACAGCAACGGGCTGGACAGCGACGAACGCACGCTCGCTCGCGCCACCGCCGCCTCGCGCGACCGGCTCGACACCGCCGCCTTCGACAACAACGTGCAGGCACGGGTAAAAACCGGCCCGGTGGAGCACACGCTGCTCGCGGGCTTCGACTACCAGCACCTCGACAGCACCTACCAGACCGGCTTCGGTGCCGCCCCCTCGCTCGATGTCTGGGCGCCGGTCTACGGCCAGGCGATCACGCCGCCGGATCGCTACAAGGTCAATGTGCGCGGCAACCAGTACGGGCTCTACGTGCAGGACCAGGCGAAGCTGGGCGGCTTCGTGCTGACGCTCTCCGGCCGGGGGGATTGGGCGGACGCGATCACCATCAATTCCGGCACCGTTGCGCGGCAATTCGACCGTGCCTTCACCAGCCGCGCCGGGCTGAGCTACATCTTCGCCAACGGCATCGCCCCCTATGTGAGCTATTCGGAATCCTTCAAGCCGCAATACGGCACCGACGCCTATGGCAAGGCCTTCGTGCCGGAGCGCGGCCGGCAATACGAAGTCGGCGTCAAATACCAGCCGACCGGCACCAATGCGCTGTTCACGGCGGCGCTGTTCGATGTCACCCGCACCAACCTGACCACCAGCGACCCCAATCATCCGGGCCTCAGCGTGCAATCCGGCGAGGCGCGCTCGCGCGGCGTCGAGCTGGAAGCGAAGCTGGACCTGACCGAGCAACTGACCGTCACCGCCAGCTACACCTATCTCGACACGATCTCCACCAAGAGCAACGACGGCGATGCCGGCAAGCGCCTGCCCGCTGTTCCCGACCACACCGCCACCACCTGGGCCACCTACACCATCCCCGGCGGTCCGCTCGCCGGGCTGAAGATCGGCGGCGGCGTGCGCTATATCGGCGCCAGCGCCAGCAGCGACCACAGCTTCACCGTGCCCGACGTGACGCTGGTCGACGCGATGCTGCGCTACGACCTCGGCCATGCCGTGCCGCGGCTGCAGGGGGCGGAGCTGCACCTGAACATCCAGAACGCGCTCGACACGCGCTACGTCGCCTCCTGCTACTACGGCGCCTGGTGCGCCTATGGCTACCAGCGCACCGTCAGCGGCGGCCTGACCTATCGCTGGTAG
- a CDS encoding nitrate reductase cytochrome c-type subunit, with product MRRPFLPVALALGGVLLSPGLYAQDAPRLRGPEPFTRETPVPPMQRAVTNDVRVRRNYPDQPPLIPHAIEGYALDLNANKCMSCHARRFTEQSQAPMISVTHYQDREGNTLGGLAPRRYACLSCHVPQTEARPLVESRFRDMDQLTEPERRGGADRR from the coding sequence ATGCGCAGGCCCTTCCTGCCGGTCGCGCTGGCGCTCGGCGGCGTCCTTCTCTCTCCTGGGCTGTACGCCCAGGACGCGCCGCGGCTGCGCGGCCCCGAGCCCTTCACCCGCGAGACGCCGGTGCCGCCGATGCAGCGCGCCGTCACCAACGATGTCCGCGTGCGCCGCAACTACCCCGACCAGCCGCCGCTGATCCCGCACGCCATCGAGGGCTACGCGCTCGACCTCAACGCCAACAAATGCATGTCCTGCCATGCCCGCCGCTTCACCGAGCAGAGCCAGGCACCGATGATCTCGGTGACCCATTACCAGGACCGCGAGGGCAACACGCTCGGCGGGCTGGCGCCGCGGCGCTATGCCTGCCTCTCCTGTCACGTGCCGCAGACCGAAGCCCGGCCACTGGTGGAAAGCCGCTTCCGCGACATGGACCAGCTGACCGAGCCCGAGCGCCGC
- a CDS encoding aquaporin translates to MTVAIYATRHLCCAHLNPAVSIAMVPGRRMPASLLPTYLAGQFLGACLAALAFTHAVEPILQQTMPVCAIVGHTARPGDLPIGFGTRSRQARLSRPSTEPTAPAASTGK, encoded by the coding sequence GTGACGGTCGCCATCTACGCGACGCGCCACCTGTGCTGCGCCCATCTCAATCCGGCGGTCAGCATCGCCATGGTGCCGGGGCGGCGGATGCCGGCGTCCCTGCTGCCCACCTACCTTGCCGGCCAGTTCCTCGGCGCCTGCCTCGCGGCCCTGGCCTTCACCCATGCGGTCGAGCCGATATTGCAACAAACCATGCCGGTCTGCGCGATTGTGGGTCACACGGCGCGGCCGGGGGATCTCCCCATTGGCTTCGGGACCAGGTCGCGCCAGGCCCGGCTATCGCGCCCCTCGACGGAACCCACCGCGCCGGCCGCCAGCACGGGAAAGTAA